In Mycolicibacterium nivoides, the DNA window GCGAAAGACCGTTCACGGCAAGGGATTGCAGCAGGAAGTAGTAGGGATCGGTGCCTTTGGTGACAGCTATCTTCTTTCCCTTGAGCTCGGCCACGCTGTGGATCGGCGAGTTCTTGCCCACCACCAGTGCAGTCCACTCGGGCTTGCTGTAGACGTCGACCACCTTGATCGGGCTGCCATTGGCCCGCGCGACCAGCGCTGCCGCACCCGCGGTCGATCCGAAGTCGAGGGCGTTGGACCGCAGCCCCTCGTTGGCCTTGTTGCTGCCCGCAGATAGGACCCAGGTGACGTCGAAATCCTGGTTCTCCAACAACTTCTGGTCCCGCACCACCAGGCTCAGCGGGTTGTAGTAGGCGTAGTCGATCCTGACCTCCTTCGACGACGACGAGTCGCCCTCGGAACCGCAGGCCGGGCGGCAAGGGTCACGCCGAGGATCAGGGCCGCCACCGGGCCGCGCCATTTCATACCGAGATCTCCTTCAGGGGTGGGGTCGGTGCGCTTCCGGCGCGGCGCCGGGGCATCCCGAGTTCGTCCAGCAGCGTCTCGCGCAGTGCGGTGAGCGCCGGATCGGAGCGATCCCGAGGTTTGGAAACCGTCACCTCGTGAATCGCACCGATGGTGGCCGCCCCGGACGTCTCGGCGCGGAGCACGATCACCCGATCGGCGAGGATCAGTGCTTCATCGATGTCGTGGGTCACCAACAGCGTGGTGGTCCCCGCGTCCTGCTGCACTTCGTCGAGCAGATCCTGCATCCGTAGGCGGGTCAGGGCATCCAACGCGGCCAATGGCTCATCGAGCAGCAGCACTCCGGGGCGCCGGGCCAATGCGCGCGCCAGCGCCGCTCGTTGCGCCATGCCACCGGAAACCTGTCTCGGCCGGTGGTTCTCGAATCCGCCGAGGCCGACTACCTCGAGCAACTGCCGCACGATCGCCAGCCCATCGGCGCGCGGGGTGTGCGGTGGCAGGCCGAACGCGACGTTGCCGGCCAGCGTTCGCCATGGCAGCAGGCGGGGCTCCTGAAAGACCACGGCGCAGCGCGGGTCGATTCCATTCACAGCCGTGTCATCGATGTCGATGTGCCCGGCACTCTGCTCGTCGAGGCCCGCGATCAGCCGCAGCAGCGTCGATTTTCCGCTGCCCGATGCACCGAGGAACGCGATGACCTCACCGGGCGCGATGTCCAGGTCAATATCGCGCAGCACCGAGTGGGCACCGAAGTTGCGACCGACGCCGCGCAGCGAAACGCCCGCAGGCGCCGGGGTGCTCGACGTCACCGTTGAAAACTAGGGTCGGCATTGCGGGTTCTCGAGCGTTTTACCGGCCGTGATTTTTTGTGGCGTGGCACGCTGAAACCGTGAGTCACGTGCTGATCGTCGGATCGGGTTTCGCCGGCTTGTGGGCCGCGCTCGGTGCCGCCAGACGCGTCGACGAACTCGGAACCGTGGCCGACGGCGTGAAGATCACGGTGGTCAGCGAGCGTCCCTTTCACGACATCCGCGTCCGTAACTACGAGACCGATCTCACCGACTGCCGAATCCCGTTGGGGAAGCTACTGGATCCCGTCGGTGTCGACCACATCGCCGCCGAAGTCACCGCGGTCGATGTCGAGGCCCGGAATGTGACGGCAAAGCGCGACGGGCAAACGCTGATCATCGACTACGACCGGCTGGTACTGGCCGCCGGCAGCCGAGTCGCGCGACCGCATGTTCCCGGACTGGCCGAGTTCGGTTTCGATGTCGACACGTTCGACGGCGCCGGCCGCCTCGCCGCCCATCTCGATACGCTGGCCGTCAATCCCCATACTTGGGGCGCGGATACGGTCGTTGTGGTCGGTGCGGGACTCACCGGCATCGAGACGGCCTGCGAACTGCCCACGAGGCTCGCCGCGATCTTCGAGAACTCCCGGGCGCCGAAGGTGCTGCTCGTCGACCACAACCCGCACGTCGGCTCGGACATGGGCGCCTCGGCGCGCCCGGTGATCGAAATTGCGTTGTCCGACAACGGAGTTGAGGTGATGACCGGTGTCAGCGTGACCGCCGTCGATATCGGTGCGGTGACGTTGTCGTCTGGTGAAACGGTGTCCACGGCAACCGTGGTGTGGTGCGCGGGAATGCGAGCCAACCCACTGACGGCGCAGCTGCCGGTGACGCCGGATCGGTTCGGCCGCGTGCCGGTCGACGACTACCTGCGCGTCGAGCATGCGCCTGGCGTATTCGCCGCCGGCGACGTGGCCGCCGCGCGGGTGGACGATGGCCACCTGTCGGTGATGTCGTGCCAGCACGGCAGGCCGATGGGCCGCTACGCCGGGTACAACGTGATCGGCGACCTCCTCGGCCGGCCCATGCGCGCGTTGCGAATCCCCTGGTATGTCACCGTTCTCGATCTGGGCCCGGCCGGCGCGGTCTACACCGAGGGCTGGGATCGCGACGTCGTGGCGACCGGCGCGGTGGCCAAGGCCACCAAGAAGACCATCAACACCGAACGGATCTACCCGCCGCTCACCGGCGACCGGCAGGCCCTGCTGGCGGCGGCCGCCCCCGACCTCCAGGACAGGCCGGCCCGCGGCGGATAGCGCCGTCAGTGGAACGAGAACTGGACGACCGCGTTGTTGCCGCCGCGGCAGGTCACCCAGTCACCCTCTCGGACACACGCCATGGTGTAGGTCTGATGCGTCACCGGACTGAACACGTTGATCTGCACTGAATCCCCGGGAACCCTGAAGTACTCCTGGCGGACATTCTGGGCGAACGGACACGAGGTGCTCTGGCTGGCCCAGATGCCGCCGTTGCATTCCTTCATCTCCTCGCCCACCGGGCCGGCGCCCTGGGTGGTGAGTTCGTCGAGCTTGGCCAGCGTCTCGGCCCCCGCGACGCCGTTGACGAACAGCCCGGCCCGCTTCTGGAATTCCCGGATCACAGCTTCGGTCTGCGCGCCGAACTCGCCGTCGACCTGCAGGTGTGAATAGGCCGGGTAGTCCAGGTTCAGCAGCGCCTGCAGCGTGGCAACATGCTGGCCCTGGCTGCCGTTCTTCAATGTGACTGTCGGATATGGAGGCATGACAGCGCTCCTCTCATCTCGGTGGCTTCGAGCCAACTTCGGATGATCGGAACGTAGCCGCGCACGGCGGCCGTGGGCACGCGTAGCCGACTACTCGAAACGCGGTGTGGCGCCGCGCGCTACGGGCCGCGCCGGCTGTCGTTGCCGTCCGGTGGCACTTCGGGCGGCGGAGTGAGTGCGTCCCAGGTGGTCCACGTGTAGCGCTGCTCGGGAAGACCGGTCGCTCCGAGCATGAATGCCCGGTGTGCGCGGCGGGCCCGCGCGATGGTGGCCAGCCAGGTGCTCACGGTGCTGACCCGGTTGCGGATGCCGGTCAGAAACGCGATGTGCAGGAAACCCCATGCCAGCCATCCGAGAACACCTGAGACCTTGACCGGGCCGATTTGCAGAAGTGCCTGTCCCCGGGCGATATACGCCGCTGAGCCGAGGTCCCGGTAGCGGAACGGCCGTCGGGGCTTGCCTGCGA includes these proteins:
- a CDS encoding ABC transporter ATP-binding protein, whose protein sequence is MTSSTPAPAGVSLRGVGRNFGAHSVLRDIDLDIAPGEVIAFLGASGSGKSTLLRLIAGLDEQSAGHIDIDDTAVNGIDPRCAVVFQEPRLLPWRTLAGNVAFGLPPHTPRADGLAIVRQLLEVVGLGGFENHRPRQVSGGMAQRAALARALARRPGVLLLDEPLAALDALTRLRMQDLLDEVQQDAGTTTLLVTHDIDEALILADRVIVLRAETSGAATIGAIHEVTVSKPRDRSDPALTALRETLLDELGMPRRRAGSAPTPPLKEISV
- a CDS encoding NAD(P)/FAD-dependent oxidoreductase, coding for MSHVLIVGSGFAGLWAALGAARRVDELGTVADGVKITVVSERPFHDIRVRNYETDLTDCRIPLGKLLDPVGVDHIAAEVTAVDVEARNVTAKRDGQTLIIDYDRLVLAAGSRVARPHVPGLAEFGFDVDTFDGAGRLAAHLDTLAVNPHTWGADTVVVVGAGLTGIETACELPTRLAAIFENSRAPKVLLVDHNPHVGSDMGASARPVIEIALSDNGVEVMTGVSVTAVDIGAVTLSSGETVSTATVVWCAGMRANPLTAQLPVTPDRFGRVPVDDYLRVEHAPGVFAAGDVAAARVDDGHLSVMSCQHGRPMGRYAGYNVIGDLLGRPMRALRIPWYVTVLDLGPAGAVYTEGWDRDVVATGAVAKATKKTINTERIYPPLTGDRQALLAAAAPDLQDRPARGG
- a CDS encoding peptidoglycan-binding domain-containing protein, whose translation is MPPYPTVTLKNGSQGQHVATLQALLNLDYPAYSHLQVDGEFGAQTEAVIREFQKRAGLFVNGVAGAETLAKLDELTTQGAGPVGEEMKECNGGIWASQSTSCPFAQNVRQEYFRVPGDSVQINVFSPVTHQTYTMACVREGDWVTCRGGNNAVVQFSFH